The genomic region GGTCAAcatgtaagagtgtgtgtgtagcaccATCTAGTGTACGAAATTGGGAATGattttatctgaaaaaaaacacagagctaAACCAGCAACAATTAATCCCTGGATTAATCTTGATCTGTGCGTTTGTCTTTCATTGTCTGGGATGGTTTATTTCCAAGAAGACAACTGATTAAATCTGCAAACATTGATGATTCACATTATAAATGTAAGATCCATAAATCAAAGGTATTATTTGCCTCCTATTCATATCACTTGTGCAATAAATAATGCTTCATTAATTATCTGAAATAACTGAagagaagacattttaaagataaatcattcaaataatattaGTATACGCCTGTTTATCCTGCACTCTATCTTGTtcttcttccccctcctcttcctcttcatcttcttcctcacaATGTGGCTTTCATGGGGAAAAAGCGGTCACTGATATAACTGGTGTTGAATGTGTCATTAATAATAGATGGCTCTGGAGGTCATTTATGATGCACAGCACGCGGTCGCAATAACATATGGTTTTCATGAAGCATCCTTTTGTGAGGGAattttctcctttaaaaaaaaaaattgtgacTTACAGGTAAACAATTAGTGGGATGGATATTAACTCATATGAAATAATAGTCATGAGAATGttacaaaacataacattttgcaATTACTGTgacttaaatgtgtgtgattgcCCAGTGTTTAAgaggattttcattttgtgtttttgtgtatgacATTTTAGGGGTGACAAAATCATTACTATCCCTACTATTATATCCAACCTTAATATTCCTTAGTTCTCATCTAGGTTTGGATAGACTGGTTCTTCCTGTTGTGGTATTAAAGAAATCCAATACTCTTCTATGACGTGCACATGCAACCTAAATGATTTTCCATGTAAGGATTTATCTGCATGTCTGGGATGCGCAGCAGCATGATGCCCGCATCCTTCCCATCCCTCCTCCCTGCAGAGGACCAATCACAGCCTCGCTTTCGCTGCCACACGGAGGTGTCACTCAGCCGCTCTCCTCCAATAGAAAAGTTCGATCTGAACGGGACAGCTCGGGCGGGTGGGCTGCGGGGCGCTGCGGTTCTGGATCCAGGTGTGCCATGCGGACCGAGAACTGAGATTTCCCATTCTGCCTCAAAGGTAAGAAACGACACCACATGCGAGTGAGCGTGCATGACCTAAAACTGCCTCTCGTTGTCCGGGCTGAGTGGGGGAAAGGTGGGATGTAGATGGAGAGGTGAAATGGACCGGCTCAGGAGTACCGCAATGCAGAGCAGTGCATTACCGGTGCCGCTCACTCTCGCCATTAGGCTGAAGTGATGTAAGCAGCTGCGCAGCTACTTTTACAGGCCGAATAACTGCGCTGTTTGAGCAAAGGTTTGCATTTAGCTTCCCTAATGTCTGTTAATGCAGAGGCAAGGTGAAAGTGTGCACACGGCATGCGTCAAGGGTGCAGAGAGATGATGGatcatgcatgtgttttttggtAAAGGGCAAACTGTCCTTCAAGGGCGAGGGGGCAACTCCCTTCAAATCCTGTTTGAATATAGTTTCTGTACtgtgtttgaattaaatatgcAGCTATTGAGTTTTAAAGATCAATAGTGCAAATGATGATGTAgttgcataaatatatatatataatttgcCTTCCCCCTGTTCTATGAATCATAGCAGAAACAACATGTATAGGAGTCCAAAACTAACCTAGCCACCCCCCTCTATCACATCTTCAATCATGCctttattataacacatttaagCTTTTATAACAGGAATCCCTGCCTATACTTCAATCAACTACTGTAGCCCCACATTTAGAAAACTTCAGATTAAAAAGGCATCATGGGATATGCTTTTGTTGAATCCAAACGTGGCTTTgaatgtgcttgtgtgtgcggCCACCAAACCCACATAACATTGTTGTTCGGACGGTCACTGAGACACTGCTTAATACATGAGCTGACCTAAATTTCTGTCCAAAGAGGATCTGTGATGGGATTATCTCTGGGGAAACGCATGAAAACACACTCCGATCAATTGATCAGAGTTAGTGGTGGGACAGATTGCTGCAGTGTTAATCTAAGAAGCAAAAGCCGCATATGAAAGTGTCACGGAAGCTTGTGCACTATTgatttttgaaatatgtttcaCTTGCAATACTGTCGTATATCACGAGTGCACTATGGAGtcagtgctgcagtgtgtgtggatgtgctgTACACTGGGTACTCTCTGGTTGAGGCATGCTGAGGCTCATGGGAAGTCTGTCTGCCCCTTTCTGTTTCTCATATCCACAATGACTCAGCAACTGCAAAGATGCCTATCAAGGCTAAATGTGCTGTAGGATACACAGGGCTACAATGGTTAGCTCAACAACTAGCTTTTTCTTGAAATGAATACTAACATTTACAACtgattgcattattttatatttggcCCAATGATGGTTAtacatcttttttgtttttacttcataCTGAATTGTTATTTACATGAAATGTGAGCTGTTATATgtatgtttgactgtgtgtgtgcagaccccaggaagaatagctaATGCTCATGCTActgctaatggggatcctttCACAagcatgttttctttcctttattataataaaatcatCTAAAGGgaagctgtttttcttctcgATTCAGCGTCTCTGATCGACCTTAACCTCTGACTTTGTTGTTAGATTATTTTCAGATCAAGGCTGAGCTTTGAGCTGACTGTTAAGCTTAACGGTTTAGTCCCAAGCACAATTAATCGGAATATCGAAGTCGAAATTGATCAATGAAATATCCAAATTGCcagagtgtttttttctgttgacaCGTGTAAAAAGCAGCTGAAAACTTTTTTATGTGAAGTGCCATTTGTCTCTCCTCGAGGGGTTTGTaattcttgtgtttttttaaggtctgttgattttgttgttgtgtcttttaCTGTTTTATGGTCTTATTTCACGAGCACTTTGTATCATAGGGGTAATTTGACAGCTGATGTTATAGTTGACCtaattcaacacatttgacCCGATCTGGGAATCAGTGTTGACTTGATAGAATAGTTTTACCACTAGTTGAATCAGGAAGTGGAGGGAAATGTATGGATTTGTGctatacttttaaaatgacatactTTTCCTATTTAGGATGGGGGGAAGGTGTTCCTTTTTAAAGGTTCGAGTCCAGgtgatgttattgttgttatcgTCCAAGTTGAGTGgcaacattttttgtattttgtcaaaTCAAGACCAAGTCATGTGAGTCAAGACCATACCTCTGCCCCTCTTGCTAAGTCTGTGCATGCCTAACTCAAAAATATCACTGTGTTTGATGGCATTAAACCATGGTTTCCCCCCACATGTTAGGCTCCCACACATGTGGATCATCCTGCTTTGTATCTCCATATTCCTCATGTCTCTAAACATCTGTCCCTGTGCTGCTGTCTGACAGCGagactgaaatactgcagtCGCTCTCAGCAGGGCTGCTATTCATCCTGCAGAAGTGATGTGTAAGCATGTGTGACGCAGCAGCAGGAGCTGTCTACGTACTGCAGTGTTCCCCTGCGtgttgtgcacacacacacacatacacacacacacacacacacacacgctttgtgtctctgcagatgCATGTGCAGTGTTCTGCTGAGTCACTCACatgtttaatcatttatatGCAGCAGGGAAGATTCCATCTGCAGTGTGTGGAAAATCCTGCACAGTCATCAGTGTGGTGTTATATCTCAGagtgttttaaattgtttctCCAATCTGTTCTTTGTGTCTCCTCAGCCCTCTCCAGTTCATGTCCTGtccatcatcttcttctttgCGTCCCTCTGCTCATCCTCCTATATATCACGCTGCTGCAATAAGTCTGATTGACAACCGTGATGGCTGCCGCCGCCGCCGTACTACTCCTGGCTCTCTCCTCATCAGTCTCCCTCACAGGTAGGAGGCACCGagatgcttttaaaataaatccccTTAAACACTTGTGGTTGGCTGACATGACtttatgttttgctttgcaGTGGCGGTCCTTTTTAATGAGCCTAGAATTTACGGAGGTGAGTTTCCTTCAGTTTCTGAGCAGACGTTTCAGGGTGACTTTTTAAATCAGAGTGTGTCAGCTCACTGTTTATGTACACTTTGTCAGAGGATGCTACTGGATACGGCCCCATCTTTGAGGAGGAGCCGGTGGATGTGGTGTACACTGAGGACTCCCCCGATGGCAGGATCTCCATGAACTGTAGAGCCCGGGCGAACCCAGCTGCTACATacaggttacacacacacttatttgtttgtgttgtgcacTTAAGAAACATTTTGGAGACTTTGACATTCAAGTATTTTTACATCGTAGTATTGCTATTTTACTAATATCTCAATGTTTCTTCTGCCCCTGCTGCTAGGTGGCGCCGGGATAACTGGGAGATCAAGCTGATGGAGCAGCCGGACGAGCACTATAGCCTGGTGGGGGGGAACCTGGTGATCACCAACCCCAAACAGAAGAAACACGCTGGGACGTACATCTGCGTCGCCAGGAACACCTACGGCACCGTGATCAGCAAGGAGGCCAGGGTCAAGTTTGGATGTGAGCATATTAAGcgttgtttgttaaaaaaagatatgagTGATTCCAGAATATTTTCGGAccatttgaagaaaaaatgaTGATTGTCATTAACTTTGGGAATCAAAATGATATCGTCTGATGCCTTTcttattttctcctcttcctaGTCGTGGAGGAGTTTCCACAGGAGGAAAGAGACCCGGTTCATGTGAAGGAAGGACAGGGCGCCGTCCTCCTGTGTGCCCCTCCCAAAGTCTGGCCACGTACGTTCATGTCTTCACGTCTCCTTCAGTTAAAACCGTCTTGTGGAGATGAGATGACAATAACGACCTCTGTGCTTCCCTTTCCCAGTGGAGGTGACCTACCGCTGGATCTACAACGAGTTCCCGGTGTTCCTGTACACGGACCGCCGCCGCTTCGTCTCCCAGAAGAACGGGAACCTGTACATCTCCAAAGTGGAAGCTCAGGATGCGGGAAACTACTCCTGCTTCGTGTCCAGCCCCGTCACTGGGAAGAGCGTCTTCTCCAAGTTCATCCCCCTCATCCCCTTACCGCCCGAGGATGGTGAGCACATACTAGCTCTACTTACTCCATAAAACGAGATTTTATTGACAAAACAATTGATTATTTTAGGAGAAAATGCGTCATAATTGTTAAATGCAGCTCCACAATGTTGCTATTATCTTTCCgtgtactttatttatactcAGGGAACTTGTGGTCTATCATCACCTTATTTAAGATTCTTACTCGTTCAATTTCTCTAAATATATACTTCAATTAcaagtaaaaacaatacatttcatatgACCACAAtagtgtcaaataaatgtggTGTAAAAAGCATGGTTTTTCCTCTGAGGTAGTAGCTCAAATGcttaagaacagtacttgagtaaaggcaCTTAGTTGCATTACACCTCTGCAAACTATCTTTTTGTTCCTTAGGTGAGGAGAGAAAATACCCAGCGGACATCAGGGTGAAGTTTCCAGACACGACTGCCATGCTGGCCTCTAATATAACTTTGGAGTGCTTCGCTCTGGGAAAGTATGTTCCTTTGTTTCCTCAATGGACTGAAATAACGAGGTCTGAGGGCTCATGATTAATATACTGGCACCTGTTCACTTCCTTTGCCCCACCCCTGTCAGCCCCATCCCTGACATTGTTTGGAGGAAGGTGGACCACACGGACCTGCCGCCCAACCATGAGATCAGCGAATCAGGAGCCGTGCTTCACCTGTACAACGTGCAGTACGAGGACGTGGGGGGGTACGAGTGTGAAGCCATCAACACCAAAGGGAAGGACTGGCACAAGGCCTGGCTGTATGTGGAGTGTAAGTGATTTCATTCGAGGCGTACGATACTATAAAGTTTAGAGTCGACTCTAGAGCGTAGACTTACTGCAGTACGGAGATGTGGTTGGTTGAACACAGAAACGTAGATGCCAGGGTTCTTACCTTAACCAAAATGATGGTATATGTTGGTCAAGaaacccctttttttattttacaaatgtaagCACATTtaagattaaattaaaacacttgATATCTCGATGACTataaaaacactacattttGTTCATATGaaattcatccatccatctaaaATCTAACAAGGAAATTTGACCTTTGACTAGGATTTAGAaataattttttaaaaagtagctgACCACTCAACACTGTATGGTCCATGTGTTTGAATATCGGGGTTCATCTATCATTTTTATATCCCTGTTATTTGTTCAGCTGCTCCGGAGTGGGCGGAAACCATCAACAACACTCAGATCGACATCGGCTCCGAGCACACCATGCGCTGCGTGGCATCGGGGAAGCCTTTCCCGTTCATCCGCTGGTACAAAGACGGATACATGGTCAGAGAAGAGTCCTACACTTTGTCATACATTAAAGAAATTCAGAGTACATGGTATTGACTTAggggtttgtgtgttttccagtaTGGGAAAGGGGAGTTGAAGTTTTCCAGCCTCACTTTTGCTGACTCAGGAATGTACCAGTGTCTCGCCGAGAACTACTGGGGCATCAAATACGCCAACGCCGAGCTGCGGGTCATCAGTGAGACCTTTGTGGAAACCTTTTATGAATGACTTAATATCAGGAAGCACATTTGTATGTTACACATCAGAAGTTATCACTAAACGACCCCCTTATGGTTTCCCACAGCGTGTGCTCCTACCTTCGAGTTTAACCCCGTGAGGAAGCAGCTTCTCGGAGCTAAAGATGGCCTCGTGGTGATCGAGTGTAAACCCCGAGCTGCTCCGAGAGCTCGGTTCACCTGGACAAAAGGCAAGGAGCTCCTATACAACAATTCAAGGTAAACCCTCCATTAACAGTGTTTAAAGTATGTATCCCAGATCCACTCGTCGATGCCCGCTGCGTAGCTTAACTCATTGTGTTCATCGTCAGGATTTCCATCATGTTCGATGGGAGTCTGGAGATCAAGAACGCCACGGAAAATGATGCAGGACTCTACACCTGCCTGGCAGAGAACGACAAGGGAAAGGCCAACAGCTCCGGCTATCTCACTATCACAGGTCTGTGGACATACTATGCAACCTGGTggtaacttaaaaaaaaaactagtacTGAATGTGGAAAAAAGAATGCCATTAAATGATGTATTACATTTCAACTCTTTAAGTGCCAGTTTGATTATATAATGTCGCTGTTTAATGAAGAATTTACTTCTTTTCTCTACACTAAATCAGGGGGATTGTTTTTCTCACAGTCTGGGTCATGGGTCAATAATTAGTTGCTATGCACTGCTGTGCTCCATTTTACACCAGCAGAACCCTAGTGTGAACAAAGGAAAAAGCATGGTTTTGCCTCATGGGGCACAGATGAGAAAAAAGTGTGTTGGAAAAAAGTATACGTACAGTTTTAAAACCAAGGCTTTAGATTGTAATCCTGATATAATAGAAACCTTTACATTGTGCTGTAATGGCCGTGGGATCAATGGGATATTTTTGTTCTTAAAGGGTATTAGTGTCTGTATTTTGGCTACAAAGTTTAAACATAACgtataaaacaaaatgtcatatGAAAATCTTTactgttttcttgtttgtttacctAGAGGCTACCAGCATCACATTACCACCGGAGGACACTGAGGCCATGGTAGGTGATGAAATCATCCTGAGTTGCGCCGCTTCCTACGACCCCATGCTGGACATCACATTCATCTGGACCATCGACTTCAGGGTCATCGACTTTCACTCCGAGTGGGAACACTACGAACGCGTGTTGGTAGGTAGCCTCATTTCTTTAACGTCTCCCAGCTGATGCCAGATATACTTTCTCCTGCACTCACTCTTTCCCTCCCCTCTCATCTCCATGTTTTTGCTTCCTGGGGTTCAGAGTGACGATGGCAGCGGTGATCTGAGAATTAAGAATGTCCAGATTTGGC from Eleginops maclovinus isolate JMC-PN-2008 ecotype Puerto Natales chromosome 17, JC_Emac_rtc_rv5, whole genome shotgun sequence harbors:
- the cntn1b gene encoding contactin 1b codes for the protein MAAAAAVLLLALSSSVSLTVAVLFNEPRIYGEDATGYGPIFEEEPVDVVYTEDSPDGRISMNCRARANPAATYRWRRDNWEIKLMEQPDEHYSLVGGNLVITNPKQKKHAGTYICVARNTYGTVISKEARVKFGFVEEFPQEERDPVHVKEGQGAVLLCAPPKVWPLEVTYRWIYNEFPVFLYTDRRRFVSQKNGNLYISKVEAQDAGNYSCFVSSPVTGKSVFSKFIPLIPLPPEDGEERKYPADIRVKFPDTTAMLASNITLECFALGNPIPDIVWRKVDHTDLPPNHEISESGAVLHLYNVQYEDVGGYECEAINTKGKDWHKAWLYVESAPEWAETINNTQIDIGSEHTMRCVASGKPFPFIRWYKDGYMYGKGELKFSSLTFADSGMYQCLAENYWGIKYANAELRVITCAPTFEFNPVRKQLLGAKDGLVVIECKPRAAPRARFTWTKGKELLYNNSRISIMFDGSLEIKNATENDAGLYTCLAENDKGKANSSGYLTITEATSITLPPEDTEAMVGDEIILSCAASYDPMLDITFIWTIDFRVIDFHSEWEHYERVLSDDGSGDLRIKNVQIWHEGRYACTTQTVVDSDSAYADLKIVGVPGPPGVIRVEEIGDTWVKLLWTKGSEHNSPILSYTIQTRHFWSLNEDDWKDANTSPTFLDGHTERAEVTDLYPWLEYQFRIIATNEHGSGEASIPSLKIKTWDAQPVVSPTDVDGYGIKNGEIVITWTPVEPWFFSGKKFGYIVAFKPHDAYDWWYQTISDPETRRYIHKDTYFKPTEQDFQVKEFQVKVKSFNVKGDGPYSLTKVIYYPRKEPIESPTDIYARPVSSTEALVWWLPVVDTGTGLQQYIEGYQVKYWRKYDDPEPGAHRIFVSASTNQTRLENMLPDSHYLIEVRAFNGAGLGPPGEHCEMFTKRAPPPDPPRMWRYVTWTGQWLYVWWDHIQYDWFGNISFPLYYKVMFRKTGYIYGKVYMTGWHFMDFPMPQMGDFELLVRGRYEGGDGPVRMISIKGGAPIITPALSLASMVLLALGIMGLEI